One window from the genome of Salvelinus namaycush isolate Seneca chromosome 19, SaNama_1.0, whole genome shotgun sequence encodes:
- the LOC120063754 gene encoding ribonuclease H2 subunit B-like translates to MEWLKKKAERTVKALGKTNISVGERMKSMTYVRVKKESETQEEDYLQYAHGLISADISEDLKKALLKHLQLPELSSPKKVEHHSKLP, encoded by the exons ATGGAATGGTTAAAGAAAAAG GCTGAGAGGACAGTGAAGGCCCTCGGAAAGACTAACATCTCAGTGGGAGAAAGGATGAAGTCCATGACGTACGTCAGAGTCAAGAAGGAGTCAGAGACCCAGGAAG AGGACTACCTGCAGTATGCCCATGGTCTGATATCTGCGGACATCAGTGAAGACCTGAAAAAAGCTCTCCTCAAGcatctaca GTTACCTGAGCTCTCAAGCCCTAAGAAAGTGGAGCATCATTCAAAG